One Apostichopus japonicus isolate 1M-3 chromosome 14, ASM3797524v1, whole genome shotgun sequence genomic window carries:
- the LOC139980160 gene encoding copper transport protein ATOX1-like, which yields MTKTYEFSVEMTCEGCSGAVDRILKRADGIASFDIDLPGKKVIVKTDLSSDQVLELLKKSGKSTAFVGES from the exons ATGACTAAG acATATGAATTTAGTGTGGAAATGACCTGTGAAGGCTGCTCAGGAGCTGTTGACAGGATCTTGAAAAGGGCTG ATGGTATAGCCAGCTTTGATATTGATCTTCCAGGGAAGAAGGTGATAGTGAAGACCGATTTGTCATCGGACCAGGTCTTAGAGCTTTTGAAGAAGTCTGGAAAGAGCACTGCTTTTGTAGGGGAGAGTTGA